One window of the Notolabrus celidotus isolate fNotCel1 chromosome 23, fNotCel1.pri, whole genome shotgun sequence genome contains the following:
- the LOC117807625 gene encoding uncharacterized protein LOC117807625 isoform X2, which translates to MISRFLLLMALSCCVCGTLVVNVAHTSYQAEENQDVTLEWTFTPKPDNLTQHLYVLCDMYNDHNHSVLFEFKEGVEVSESQDEEFSGRVQCDKDVLREGRIRLHVSSLRTVDSGWYRCEVLTNSGSSWARCNLTVTAVHEPEDQRPTEGPEPEDQSRGRIGLYVVLAVSAVLCVGIFIFRSAFCRKHLNRVQSLFKKGDRSADNQRTHDPVQVC; encoded by the exons ATGATCTCCAGGTTCCTGCTGCTCATGGCGCTGAGCTGCTGTGTCTGTG GAACATTAGTAGTGAACGTGGCTCACACCTCCTATCAGGCAGAGGAGAACCAGGACGTCACACTGGAGTGGACCTTCACACCCAAACCTGACAACTTAACACAACATCTCTATGTCCTCTGTGACATGTACAATGATCACAATCACTCAGTCCTGTTTGAGTTTAAAGAAGGAGTCgaggtctcagagtctcaggATGAAGAGTTTTCAGGACGAGTCCAGTGTGACAAAGACGTCCTCAGAGAGGGACGAATCAGACTTCATGTGTCCTCACTCAGGACTGTTGACTCAGGCTGGTACAGGTGTGAAGTGCTCACTAACTCTGGTTCCAGCTGGGCCCGATGTAATCTCACTGTGACTG CTGTTCATGAGCCTGAAGATCAGAGACCAACAGAGGGACCAGAACCAGAAGATCAGAGCCGGGGAAGGATCGGCCTCTACGTTGTACTGGCAGTATCAGCTGTTCTCTGTGTTGGTATTTTCATCTTTCGCTCTGCATTTTGCAGAAAACATTTGAACAGAGTCCAGTCGCTGTTTAAGAAAGGGGACCGCTCAGCAGATAATCAGAGGACACATGATCCTGTTCAGGTTTGTTAG
- the LOC117807626 gene encoding uncharacterized protein LOC117807626 isoform X1, giving the protein MISRFLLLMALSCCVCGTLVVNVAQPSYQAEEDQDVTLEWTFTPKPDRSTQHLYVLCDMYNDHKHTNLFRLHEGVEIPESQDEEFSGRVQCDKDVLREGRVRLHVSSLRTEDSGWYRCEVFTDSGVSLDRCNLTVTAAVHEPEDQRPTERPEPGDQSWGRIAFFVVLAAALSLTLCVFILHVFKSVCYTRNKSTVEYNQCSPGEQIRMQKSPSRS; this is encoded by the exons ATGATCTCCAGGTTCCTGCTGCTCATGGCGCTGAGCTGCTGTGTCTGTG GAACATTAGTAGTGAACGTGGCTCAACCCTCCTATCAGGCAGAGGAGGACCAGGACGTCACACTGGAGTGGACCTTCACACCCAAACCTGACCGCTCAACACAACATCTCTATGTCCTCTGTGACATGTACaatgatcacaaacacacaaacctgttTCGTCTACATGAAGGAGTCGAGATCCCAGAGTCTCAGGATGAAGAGTTTTCAGGACGAGTCCAGTGTGACAAAGACGTCCTCAGAGAGGGACGAGTCAGACTTCATGTGTCCTCACTCAGGACTGAAGACTCAGGCTGGTACAGGTGTGAAGTGTTCACTGACTCTGGTGTCAGCTTGGACCGATGTAATCTCACTGTGACTG CAGCTGTTCATGAGCCTGAAGATCAGAGACCAACAGAGAGACCAGAACCAGGAGATCAGAGTTGGGGAAGGATTGCTTTCTTCGTTGTACTGGCAGCAGCATTATCACTGACTCTCTGTGTCTTCATTCTGCATGTCTTTAAATCTGTTTGTTACACCAGAAACAAGTCTACAGTCGAGTATAACCAGTGTTCCCCAGGGGAACAGATCAGGATGCAAAAGAGTCCGAGTCGAAGCTGA
- the LOC117807625 gene encoding uncharacterized protein LOC117807625 isoform X1, with product MISRFLLLMALSCCVCGTLVVNVAHTSYQAEENQDVTLEWTFTPKPDNLTQHLYVLCDMYNDHNHSVLFEFKEGVEVSESQDEEFSGRVQCDKDVLREGRIRLHVSSLRTVDSGWYRCEVLTNSGSSWARCNLTVTAAVHEPEDQRPTEGPEPEDQSRGRIGLYVVLAVSAVLCVGIFIFRSAFCRKHLNRVQSLFKKGDRSADNQRTHDPVQVC from the exons ATGATCTCCAGGTTCCTGCTGCTCATGGCGCTGAGCTGCTGTGTCTGTG GAACATTAGTAGTGAACGTGGCTCACACCTCCTATCAGGCAGAGGAGAACCAGGACGTCACACTGGAGTGGACCTTCACACCCAAACCTGACAACTTAACACAACATCTCTATGTCCTCTGTGACATGTACAATGATCACAATCACTCAGTCCTGTTTGAGTTTAAAGAAGGAGTCgaggtctcagagtctcaggATGAAGAGTTTTCAGGACGAGTCCAGTGTGACAAAGACGTCCTCAGAGAGGGACGAATCAGACTTCATGTGTCCTCACTCAGGACTGTTGACTCAGGCTGGTACAGGTGTGAAGTGCTCACTAACTCTGGTTCCAGCTGGGCCCGATGTAATCTCACTGTGACTG CAGCTGTTCATGAGCCTGAAGATCAGAGACCAACAGAGGGACCAGAACCAGAAGATCAGAGCCGGGGAAGGATCGGCCTCTACGTTGTACTGGCAGTATCAGCTGTTCTCTGTGTTGGTATTTTCATCTTTCGCTCTGCATTTTGCAGAAAACATTTGAACAGAGTCCAGTCGCTGTTTAAGAAAGGGGACCGCTCAGCAGATAATCAGAGGACACATGATCCTGTTCAGGTTTGTTAG
- the LOC117807626 gene encoding uncharacterized protein LOC117807626 isoform X2, protein MISRFLLLMALSCCVCGTLVVNVAQPSYQAEEDQDVTLEWTFTPKPDRSTQHLYVLCDMYNDHKHTNLFRLHEGVEIPESQDEEFSGRVQCDKDVLREGRVRLHVSSLRTEDSGWYRCEVFTDSGVSLDRCNLTVTAVHEPEDQRPTERPEPGDQSWGRIAFFVVLAAALSLTLCVFILHVFKSVCYTRNKSTVEYNQCSPGEQIRMQKSPSRS, encoded by the exons ATGATCTCCAGGTTCCTGCTGCTCATGGCGCTGAGCTGCTGTGTCTGTG GAACATTAGTAGTGAACGTGGCTCAACCCTCCTATCAGGCAGAGGAGGACCAGGACGTCACACTGGAGTGGACCTTCACACCCAAACCTGACCGCTCAACACAACATCTCTATGTCCTCTGTGACATGTACaatgatcacaaacacacaaacctgttTCGTCTACATGAAGGAGTCGAGATCCCAGAGTCTCAGGATGAAGAGTTTTCAGGACGAGTCCAGTGTGACAAAGACGTCCTCAGAGAGGGACGAGTCAGACTTCATGTGTCCTCACTCAGGACTGAAGACTCAGGCTGGTACAGGTGTGAAGTGTTCACTGACTCTGGTGTCAGCTTGGACCGATGTAATCTCACTGTGACTG CTGTTCATGAGCCTGAAGATCAGAGACCAACAGAGAGACCAGAACCAGGAGATCAGAGTTGGGGAAGGATTGCTTTCTTCGTTGTACTGGCAGCAGCATTATCACTGACTCTCTGTGTCTTCATTCTGCATGTCTTTAAATCTGTTTGTTACACCAGAAACAAGTCTACAGTCGAGTATAACCAGTGTTCCCCAGGGGAACAGATCAGGATGCAAAAGAGTCCGAGTCGAAGCTGA
- the LOC117807624 gene encoding uncharacterized protein LOC117807624 has product MISRFLLLMALSCCVCGTLVVNVAHTSYQAEEDQDVTLEWTFTPKPDSSTQRLYLHCDMFNDQKDPTLFHLHDGVEVSESQDEEFSGRVQFDKDVLREGRIRLHVSSLRTEDSGRYTCEVLTNSGSSLARCYLNVTAAVHETEDQRPTERPKPGDQRPTERPEPGDQSQIKIGLYIGLPVSAVLLLTLYVIILRVLKSACYNRKKSAVLYYLSFPKEPDQDVKTSESQLKLSLFQMLKV; this is encoded by the exons ATGATCTCCAGGTTCCTGCTGCTCATGGCGCTGAGCTGCTGTGTCTGTG GAACATTAGTAGTGAACGTGGCTCACACCTCCTATCAGGCAGAGGAGGACCAGGACGTCACACTGGAGTGGACCTTCACACCCAAACCTGACAGCTCAACACAACGTCTCTATCTCCACTGTGACATGTTCAACGATCAGAAAGACCCAACCCTGTTTCATCTCCATGATGGAGTCgaggtctcagagtctcaggATGAAGAGTTTTCAGGACGAGTCCAGTTTGACAAAGACGTCCTCAGAGAGGGACGAATCAGACTTCATGTGTCCTCACTCAGGACTGAAGACTCAGGCCGGTACACGTGTGAAGTGCTCACTAACTCTGGTTCCAGCTTGGCCCGATGTTATCTCAATGTGACTG CAGCTGTTCATGAGACTGAAGATCAGAGACCAACAGAGAGACCAAAACCAGGAGATCAGAGACCAACAGAGAGACCAGAACCAGGAGATCAGAGTCAGATAAAGATCGGTCTCTACATTGGACTGCCAGTTTCAGCAGTATTATTACTGACTCTCTATGTCATCATTCTGCGTGTCCTTAAATCTGCTTGTTACAACAGAAAGAAGTCTGCAGTCTTGTATTATCTGAGTTTCCCAAAGGAACCAGATCAGGATGTAAAAACATCAGAGTCTCAGCTGAAGCTTTCATTGTTCCAGATGTTGAAGGTTTGA
- the LOC117807623 gene encoding uncharacterized protein LOC117807623 isoform X1: MISRFLLLMALSCCVCGTLVVNVTHTSYQAEENQDVTLEWIFTPKPDRSTQRLFVHCDMFTDHKNPTLFHLHEGVEVSESQDEEFSGRVQCDKDVLREGRIRLHVSSLRTNDSGWYRCEVKTKSGVSLARCHLNVTAAVHEPEDQRPTERPEPGDQSRGMTALYVGLAVSLAALFLFLCVIRLCVFKSARYNNCRSAVMKTQRNRSGCKNIRVSSEPFIVPDVEGLRSNMEQGLWLRGGAGHPLTGLVV, from the exons ATGATCTCCAGGTTCCTGCTGCTCATGGCGCTGAGCTGCTGTGTCTGTG GAACATTAGTAGTGAACGTGACTCACACCTCCTATCAGGCAGAGGAGAACCAGGACGTCACACTGGAGTGGATCTTCACACCCAAACCTGACCGCTCAACACAACGTCTCTTTGTCCACTGTGACATGTTCACTGATCACAAAAACCCGACCCTGTTTCATCTCCATGAAGGAGTCgaggtctcagagtctcaggATGAAGAGTTCTCAGGACGAGTCCAGTGTGACAAAGACGTCCTCAGAGAGGGACGAATCAGACTTCATGTGTCCTCACTCAGGACTAATGACTCAGGCTGGTACAGGTGTGAAGTGAAAACAAAGTCTGGTGTCAGCTTGGCCCGATGTCATCTCAATGTGACTG CAGCTGTTCATGAGCCTGAGGATCAGAGACCAACAGAGAGACCAGAACCAGGAGATCAGAGTCGGGGAATGACTGCACTCTACGTTGGACTGGCAGTATCATTAGCAGCATTGTTCCTTTTTCTCTGTGTCATCAGACTGTGTGTCTTTAAATCTGCTCGTTACAACAACTGCAGGTCTGCAGTCATGAAGACTCAGAGAAACAGATCAGGATGTAAAAACATCAGAGTCTCATCTGAACCTTTCATTGTTCCAGATGTTGAAGGTTTGAGGTCCAACATGGAACAGGGACTGTGGCTCAGAGGTGGAGCGGGTCATCCTCTAACTGGTCTGGTGGTCTGA
- the LOC117807623 gene encoding uncharacterized protein LOC117807623 isoform X2, translating into MISRFLLLMALSCCVCGTLVVNVTHTSYQAEENQDVTLEWIFTPKPDRSTQRLFVHCDMFTDHKNPTLFHLHEGVEVSESQDEEFSGRVQCDKDVLREGRIRLHVSSLRTNDSGWYRCEVKTKSGVSLARCHLNVTAVHEPEDQRPTERPEPGDQSRGMTALYVGLAVSLAALFLFLCVIRLCVFKSARYNNCRSAVMKTQRNRSGCKNIRVSSEPFIVPDVEGLRSNMEQGLWLRGGAGHPLTGLVV; encoded by the exons ATGATCTCCAGGTTCCTGCTGCTCATGGCGCTGAGCTGCTGTGTCTGTG GAACATTAGTAGTGAACGTGACTCACACCTCCTATCAGGCAGAGGAGAACCAGGACGTCACACTGGAGTGGATCTTCACACCCAAACCTGACCGCTCAACACAACGTCTCTTTGTCCACTGTGACATGTTCACTGATCACAAAAACCCGACCCTGTTTCATCTCCATGAAGGAGTCgaggtctcagagtctcaggATGAAGAGTTCTCAGGACGAGTCCAGTGTGACAAAGACGTCCTCAGAGAGGGACGAATCAGACTTCATGTGTCCTCACTCAGGACTAATGACTCAGGCTGGTACAGGTGTGAAGTGAAAACAAAGTCTGGTGTCAGCTTGGCCCGATGTCATCTCAATGTGACTG CTGTTCATGAGCCTGAGGATCAGAGACCAACAGAGAGACCAGAACCAGGAGATCAGAGTCGGGGAATGACTGCACTCTACGTTGGACTGGCAGTATCATTAGCAGCATTGTTCCTTTTTCTCTGTGTCATCAGACTGTGTGTCTTTAAATCTGCTCGTTACAACAACTGCAGGTCTGCAGTCATGAAGACTCAGAGAAACAGATCAGGATGTAAAAACATCAGAGTCTCATCTGAACCTTTCATTGTTCCAGATGTTGAAGGTTTGAGGTCCAACATGGAACAGGGACTGTGGCTCAGAGGTGGAGCGGGTCATCCTCTAACTGGTCTGGTGGTCTGA